From the Candidatus Peregrinibacteria bacterium genome, one window contains:
- a CDS encoding nicotinamide-nucleotide adenylyltransferase: protein MHAEKTALYIGRFQPFHLGHLDAVRQIFETDPPKCLLIGIGSAEENYLPQNPFTAGERFQMIAESLAEIGIPRESFFICPVRNINHYALWAEHVRQLLPPFSRVFSGSKLIRQLFSSLSGITPIALEKRIEINATTVRNAMLQGENWRVMVPAGTACILEEIRGEERLQNIAETESQK, encoded by the coding sequence ATGCACGCAGAAAAAACCGCTCTCTACATCGGCCGTTTTCAACCCTTTCACCTGGGACATCTTGATGCAGTTCGGCAAATTTTTGAAACCGATCCGCCAAAATGCCTTCTCATTGGCATTGGCTCTGCAGAAGAAAACTACCTTCCACAGAATCCGTTTACCGCTGGAGAGCGATTTCAGATGATTGCTGAAAGTCTCGCAGAAATTGGCATTCCCAGAGAATCTTTTTTTATTTGCCCAGTGCGAAATATCAATCATTACGCCTTATGGGCAGAACATGTTCGTCAGCTTCTTCCTCCGTTTTCTCGGGTCTTTTCGGGATCAAAACTCATTCGCCAACTCTTTTCTTCTTTGTCGGGCATTACTCCAATTGCACTCGAGAAACGCATCGAAATAAATGCCACAACAGTACGAAATGCTATGCTCCAAGGGGAAAATTGGAGAGTGATGGTGCCAGCAGGAACAGCGTGCATTCTTGAAGAGATTCGAGGAGAAGAGCGTTTGCAAAATATTGCCGAAACGGAATCACAAAAATGA
- a CDS encoding DUF4173 domain-containing protein, with protein sequence MNDEKNSIKKASAILSISLFLGICFRFFFYEKILGISFPLYIMLIVAGLFSLFALLGRRIRKQVLWLFLPLFFLSGMVFVRANELLTFLNIVATVLILLIIAEEIVGKKTRHFLFGDYLKTLFVPFQFLRPFLQTLFSFLSFGRKNFDDRREVSIQIIKGVSIAAPILFLFLVLFSSADLVFQQYLTGVLRFNIAPEFFVQLFLVVFVSCFFIGAYSYVFQKQKDHVSKGTQSKHHLGHIESAIILGSVNALFSLFLLVQCTYFFGGENNISIQGFTYAEYARRGFFELIAVAVFSLLLLLSTERYILRKNRSHVLHFKVLSTVLIFQIIVIMISAFLRLSLYESAYGFTTLRLYSHAFIILLAVIFCLLLFKIYRDAEGKVFVFQIFLSSILFLVAMNMGNPDAFIAQKNIERFFKTQDLDISYLTSLSNDAIPEMISVFDMLDEDKKHELALFFRQQLREKNISSFSSWQSFHISRLRSEQMLVSEKDKF encoded by the coding sequence ATGAATGACGAAAAGAATTCTATTAAAAAAGCGAGTGCTATTCTTAGTATTTCACTTTTTCTTGGTATCTGTTTTCGCTTCTTCTTCTACGAAAAGATACTCGGTATCTCGTTTCCGCTCTATATTATGCTTATTGTTGCCGGATTATTCTCCCTTTTTGCGCTTCTTGGCAGACGAATACGAAAACAGGTGCTTTGGCTTTTTCTTCCACTTTTTTTTCTGAGCGGAATGGTGTTTGTACGTGCAAACGAACTCCTGACATTTCTCAATATTGTCGCTACTGTTCTTATTCTCCTTATTATTGCTGAAGAGATAGTCGGCAAAAAAACACGTCATTTTCTCTTTGGAGATTACCTCAAAACACTTTTTGTGCCATTCCAGTTTCTTCGTCCGTTTTTACAAACACTATTTTCTTTTCTCTCGTTTGGAAGAAAAAATTTTGACGATCGTCGGGAAGTGAGCATACAAATTATAAAGGGAGTCTCTATTGCGGCTCCGATTTTGTTTCTCTTCCTTGTGCTCTTTTCTTCGGCAGATCTCGTATTTCAACAGTATCTTACGGGGGTTCTTCGTTTCAATATTGCGCCGGAATTTTTTGTACAGCTTTTTCTTGTTGTGTTTGTGAGTTGCTTTTTTATCGGCGCATATTCGTATGTTTTTCAGAAGCAAAAAGATCATGTTTCGAAAGGCACTCAGAGCAAACATCACTTGGGGCACATTGAAAGTGCCATTATACTTGGTTCGGTAAATGCGCTCTTTTCTCTTTTTCTCCTTGTCCAGTGTACGTATTTTTTTGGTGGAGAAAACAATATTTCCATTCAAGGATTTACCTATGCGGAATATGCGCGCCGTGGTTTTTTTGAACTTATTGCTGTTGCCGTTTTTTCACTTCTTCTTTTGCTGAGCACTGAAAGATATATTCTTCGAAAAAATAGGAGTCACGTTCTTCACTTTAAGGTGCTGAGTACTGTACTCATTTTCCAAATAATCGTCATTATGATTTCCGCATTTTTGCGACTTTCGCTGTATGAAAGTGCGTACGGATTCACCACTCTTCGGCTCTATAGTCATGCATTTATTATTTTGTTGGCGGTTATTTTTTGCCTGCTTCTCTTTAAAATCTATCGAGATGCTGAAGGAAAAGTATTTGTATTTCAGATTTTTCTTTCTAGCATTCTCTTTTTGGTTGCTATGAATATGGGAAATCCTGATGCATTCATTGCACAGAAAAATATTGAGCGATTTTTCAAGACACAAGATTTGGATATTTCTTATCTCACTTCGTTGTCTAATGATGCTATCCCAGAGATGATAAGTGTTTTTGACATGCTTGATGAAGATAAAAAACATGAACTCGCTTTATTTTTTCGTCAACAGTTACGAGAGAAAAATATATCATCATTCTCATCGTGGCAGTCGTTTCATATTTCTCGATTGCGATCAGAGCAAATGCTTGTTTCGGAAAAAGACAAGTTTTAA
- a CDS encoding SufD family Fe-S cluster assembly protein, with translation MNTSLFRPPISLWEEDSFPVSLPRVEGMKPLSEKQETSFLLSGEESAAHSVFFQFPKSAASTLSFSLPPSAKRLLFFRSESLASSDISLHFDLQENTKSIIVFSFLDAPSARQRLRFSASLGENAHFSLLFFHLSQSEFFGDFSVHHKGSDSESYLSYSEIGTQQAKSDVFLQSVLSAKRCRGNIATTSVLSGSAFSRIQGIPIVEQGAEQGECLLDQKNLLLSAHARSESVPMLSVQNNHVRAAHRSSTIRLSEEDLFYCASRGISQKDAEYLLLDGLLEMPLSHIPDAGIQKCVRENVHHFLHHHAYSVIDS, from the coding sequence ATGAACACCTCTCTATTTCGCCCACCGATTTCTTTATGGGAAGAAGATTCTTTTCCTGTTTCTCTTCCTCGTGTCGAGGGAATGAAGCCCCTCTCAGAGAAACAAGAAACATCTTTTCTCCTTTCGGGTGAAGAGTCGGCGGCGCATTCTGTTTTTTTTCAGTTTCCGAAATCAGCTGCGTCTACGCTTTCGTTTTCTCTCCCCCCCTCTGCCAAGAGACTCCTTTTTTTTCGTTCAGAATCTCTTGCTTCATCCGATATTTCACTTCATTTTGATCTTCAGGAAAATACAAAGAGCATTATCGTGTTTTCCTTTCTTGATGCACCGAGCGCGCGTCAGCGACTCCGTTTTTCTGCTTCTCTTGGTGAAAATGCTCATTTTTCCCTCCTCTTTTTTCATCTCTCGCAAAGTGAATTTTTTGGAGATTTTTCGGTGCACCATAAGGGGAGTGATTCTGAATCGTATCTCTCATATTCAGAGATTGGTACACAACAGGCAAAATCGGATGTTTTTCTTCAAAGCGTTTTAAGCGCGAAGAGGTGTCGAGGAAATATTGCCACAACCTCTGTTCTCTCAGGATCTGCTTTTTCGCGCATACAAGGCATTCCTATTGTTGAGCAGGGTGCTGAGCAGGGAGAGTGTCTTCTCGATCAGAAAAATCTTCTTCTCTCCGCACATGCCCGAAGTGAGTCTGTTCCTATGCTCTCCGTCCAAAATAATCATGTTCGCGCCGCCCACAGAAGTTCTACTATTCGTTTATCGGAAGAAGATCTTTTCTATTGTGCTTCACGAGGGATTTCTCAAAAAGATGCCGAATATCTTCTTCTTGATGGTCTTTTAGAAATGCCACTTTCCCATATTCCCGATGCTGGCATTCAAAAATGTGTGAGGGAAAATGTCCATCACTTTTTGCATCACCATGCCTATTCCGTCATCGATTCGTAA
- a CDS encoding L-threonylcarbamoyladenylate synthase codes for MKSIPFEPAFFHVFGGALRHGEILILPTDTIPGFATDATNQKGIANIFRCKNRPEAKALLLLVPDFLSAEKVAVFSPLARKLARTFWPGPLTLLLPRKKGVLSHFFPESLELAIRVPGDALVRSFLHFFGKPIASTSVNISGSLPLVSSEEILSIFGKEEGILASHSKDPQKHSIFPSTIVRVGADGVTCIRSGVIPEHEIQKSQQK; via the coding sequence ATGAAAAGTATTCCTTTTGAGCCGGCGTTTTTCCATGTGTTCGGAGGAGCGCTTCGTCATGGAGAAATACTTATTCTTCCTACCGATACTATTCCGGGATTTGCGACGGATGCCACCAACCAAAAAGGAATAGCGAATATTTTCCGATGCAAGAATCGTCCAGAGGCAAAAGCACTTCTTCTCCTTGTCCCCGATTTTCTTTCCGCAGAAAAAGTTGCCGTTTTTTCTCCTCTTGCCCGAAAGTTAGCGCGCACTTTTTGGCCAGGTCCGCTCACACTCCTTCTTCCTCGAAAAAAAGGAGTGCTTTCACACTTCTTTCCAGAATCTCTCGAACTTGCTATTCGTGTTCCAGGAGATGCCTTGGTGCGCTCTTTTCTTCACTTCTTTGGCAAGCCCATTGCTTCTACAAGTGTTAATATTTCGGGTTCTCTGCCACTCGTATCTTCGGAGGAAATTCTCTCTATTTTTGGAAAAGAAGAAGGGATACTTGCTTCTCACTCCAAAGATCCTCAAAAACATAGCATTTTTCCGAGCACCATTGTGCGAGTTGGGGCGGATGGTGTTACCTGTATTCGATCTGGAGTAATACCAGAACACGAAATACAAAAATCGCAACAAAAATAA
- the purL gene encoding phosphoribosylformylglycinamidine synthase subunit PurL, producing the protein MEPILEIDQKTDAEIIRLFSENSVALTPDEGRQVVSMLGRNPTLTEATLWGIQGSEHSSYKSSRKYLKLLPVEGKHVLMGPGEDAGIVRFHTSRNGETYGIVFAHESHNHPSQVVPFEGAATGVGGICRDIACMGARVVGALDSLRFGDLDLPLTKRLLAGVTNGIGGYGNPLGVPNLGGDILFDESFNENCLVNVVALGVLKESGVLHSFVPENAAEDGYEFILVGKPTDRSGFGGSSFASASLNEDDREKNKGAVQEPNPFLERHLFAAFGDLFSRLEQSGNLSRIALKDLGAGGILCATVELVAEQGFGAEISVDAIHVAENNLPAAVILCAETQERFCFAVPPDLTPLFLEHFNTRWDFPNVSQGARASVIGKVISGGVYCAVFQEEEVCHAKALDITKGISVNRPVSPSQKKYAPMCMPEKIDWEETLQKLLGSENVTSTRPFTETYDQTVQGNTVLTRDEAEAVTFAPLRDFSELSPKEQEIFAAVSVASPARVGKICPRTQGKMAVAQAVFKIAATGGETLALTDCLNYGNPEIPEQMWEFVEGAEGIAEMAKALDTPFVSGNVSLYNASESGSVSPSANIGALGKFCCGISPRKNAFQKEGSQIFLLGKRTESLGGSEIARLLGNQMGNTPPTCDTEEIKKIAEFLILPEKGILSAGIVAEGGTIATVLKMSARSLKGAYLPKNFSFAEWTNENPGVVIEVERESVSLFVAQAEEIGLEPEHLGEVQGDIVTGKEFTLSVIELSDIFWNSLRKKR; encoded by the coding sequence GTGGAACCCATTCTTGAAATCGATCAGAAAACCGATGCGGAAATTATCCGTCTCTTTTCCGAAAATTCTGTAGCACTCACACCTGATGAAGGACGACAAGTCGTGAGTATGCTTGGGAGAAATCCAACGCTTACCGAGGCAACACTGTGGGGAATTCAAGGGAGCGAGCACAGTTCGTATAAATCTTCTCGAAAGTATCTTAAACTCCTTCCTGTAGAAGGAAAGCATGTTCTTATGGGTCCGGGAGAAGATGCGGGGATTGTTCGGTTTCATACCTCACGAAATGGCGAAACCTACGGCATTGTGTTTGCGCATGAATCGCACAATCATCCGAGTCAAGTGGTTCCTTTTGAAGGAGCGGCAACGGGAGTGGGTGGTATTTGTCGAGACATCGCTTGTATGGGTGCACGAGTCGTTGGTGCGCTTGACAGTCTTCGGTTTGGAGATCTTGATCTTCCGCTCACAAAACGCCTTCTTGCTGGTGTAACAAATGGCATTGGTGGCTATGGAAATCCCTTGGGGGTTCCGAATTTGGGAGGAGATATACTTTTTGATGAATCGTTCAATGAGAACTGTCTTGTAAACGTAGTGGCGCTTGGCGTTCTGAAAGAGAGCGGGGTTCTCCATTCTTTTGTTCCAGAAAATGCGGCAGAAGACGGGTATGAGTTTATTCTTGTGGGAAAACCGACCGACCGAAGCGGATTTGGAGGAAGTTCATTCGCGAGTGCGTCACTCAATGAAGATGACCGTGAAAAAAACAAAGGTGCGGTGCAAGAACCCAACCCCTTTTTAGAACGACATTTATTTGCCGCTTTTGGTGATCTCTTTTCTCGATTGGAGCAAAGTGGCAATCTGTCGCGAATTGCCCTAAAAGATTTGGGAGCAGGAGGTATTCTTTGCGCCACAGTGGAACTGGTAGCAGAGCAAGGTTTTGGCGCAGAGATATCGGTTGATGCCATTCATGTGGCAGAAAACAATCTTCCTGCCGCTGTTATTTTGTGTGCGGAAACACAAGAACGATTTTGCTTTGCGGTTCCGCCAGATTTGACACCACTCTTTTTGGAACATTTTAATACACGCTGGGATTTTCCAAATGTCTCACAAGGCGCGCGCGCATCCGTTATTGGAAAGGTGATTTCTGGTGGCGTATACTGTGCTGTATTTCAGGAGGAAGAAGTATGTCATGCAAAAGCACTCGATATTACAAAGGGGATTTCTGTAAATCGTCCGGTTTCTCCTTCTCAAAAAAAATATGCTCCCATGTGCATGCCAGAAAAAATAGATTGGGAAGAAACACTTCAAAAGCTCTTGGGTTCAGAAAATGTTACGAGTACACGCCCTTTTACTGAAACGTATGATCAAACCGTTCAGGGAAATACTGTACTCACTCGTGATGAGGCAGAAGCAGTAACGTTTGCACCTCTTCGAGATTTCTCAGAATTATCCCCAAAAGAACAAGAGATTTTTGCGGCAGTTTCTGTTGCAAGTCCGGCACGAGTGGGAAAGATTTGTCCGCGGACACAAGGAAAAATGGCAGTAGCCCAAGCAGTTTTCAAAATTGCCGCCACCGGAGGCGAAACACTCGCACTTACCGATTGTTTAAACTATGGAAATCCAGAAATTCCAGAACAAATGTGGGAATTTGTAGAAGGTGCTGAAGGAATTGCGGAAATGGCAAAAGCACTCGACACTCCATTTGTATCGGGAAATGTATCGCTCTATAACGCTTCTGAATCAGGATCGGTAAGCCCATCTGCCAATATAGGAGCACTCGGAAAATTTTGCTGTGGAATCTCTCCTCGAAAAAATGCATTTCAAAAAGAGGGGAGTCAAATTTTTCTCTTAGGAAAACGAACAGAATCACTCGGTGGCTCGGAAATTGCCCGACTCCTCGGAAATCAAATGGGAAATACTCCTCCAACGTGTGATACTGAAGAGATTAAAAAAATTGCAGAATTCCTCATTCTTCCAGAGAAAGGCATTCTCTCTGCTGGAATTGTTGCGGAAGGTGGTACCATTGCCACTGTATTAAAAATGTCTGCCCGAAGCCTAAAAGGGGCATATCTTCCCAAGAATTTTTCGTTTGCAGAGTGGACAAATGAAAATCCGGGTGTAGTTATAGAGGTTGAAAGAGAATCTGTTTCTCTCTTTGTTGCTCAAGCAGAAGAAATTGGACTTGAACCGGAACACCTTGGAGAAGTTCAGGGCGATATCGTTACCGGAAAAGAATTCACGCTTTCGGTAATAGAACTTTCTGATATTTTTTGGAATTCACTTCGGAAAAAACGGTAA
- the hydG gene encoding [FeFe] hydrogenase H-cluster radical SAM maturase HydG: MSSVLNIINESTLESLLQSSHNPSSEQIEAILEKGAKMKGISLEDAALLLHVQDEALWKKIFDLARKIKESIYGERIVFFAPLYISSYCINDCDYCGFHARNLAPRKKLALKEVEEQARILIEMGHKRLLLEFGEHPLNTIDYVCDVIRTIYGVAHGNGEIRRANVNIAATSTEDYAKLKEVGIGTYQLFQETYHRKTYETLHKGPKSDYERQLFAHDRAFAGGLDDIGLGVLFGLYDYKFEVLALLSHAEYLERTHGVGPHTLSVPRFQPAESVDFSSEYAVSEEDLLKIIAILRIAVPYTGMIISTRERPEIRERAFQLGISQTSAGSQTDPGGYRRKGQKKLLEKKFASQFQTADHRSLDEVVMSILDQGLLPSFCTACYREGRTGEDFMHIAKPGEIHNLCRPNALLTFQEYLEDYASEEVKEKGVGILQKYLEKIDNPMRKKATIDRLERIHNGERDLYF, from the coding sequence ATGTCATCAGTTCTCAATATCATTAACGAAAGCACCCTAGAATCCCTTTTGCAGTCCTCTCATAATCCTTCTTCGGAACAAATAGAGGCGATACTCGAAAAAGGAGCAAAAATGAAAGGGATTTCGTTAGAAGACGCCGCTCTGCTTCTTCATGTGCAGGACGAAGCTCTTTGGAAAAAGATTTTCGATTTAGCACGAAAAATAAAAGAAAGCATTTATGGAGAACGCATTGTGTTTTTCGCCCCCCTCTATATTTCGAGTTACTGCATCAACGATTGTGATTATTGTGGTTTTCACGCTCGCAATCTTGCGCCTCGAAAAAAACTTGCTCTAAAAGAAGTGGAAGAGCAAGCACGCATTCTTATTGAGATGGGACACAAACGGCTTTTGCTCGAATTTGGCGAGCATCCACTTAATACCATTGATTATGTGTGTGATGTTATTCGCACTATTTATGGTGTTGCGCATGGAAATGGAGAAATTCGTCGGGCAAACGTCAATATCGCCGCCACGAGTACAGAAGATTATGCAAAATTAAAAGAGGTAGGAATCGGAACCTATCAGCTTTTTCAAGAAACCTATCATCGAAAAACCTACGAAACACTTCACAAAGGACCAAAATCGGATTACGAACGTCAGCTTTTTGCGCACGATCGCGCTTTTGCGGGCGGACTTGATGATATTGGACTTGGTGTTTTATTCGGGCTTTACGACTATAAATTTGAGGTACTCGCGCTTCTTTCTCATGCAGAATATCTCGAACGCACTCATGGTGTGGGACCACACACACTTTCTGTACCGCGGTTTCAACCGGCAGAAAGCGTGGATTTTTCGAGTGAATATGCGGTTTCTGAAGAAGATCTTCTTAAGATTATTGCTATTCTTCGCATTGCCGTGCCCTATACAGGAATGATTATTTCCACTCGTGAACGTCCAGAAATTCGAGAAAGAGCTTTTCAGCTTGGTATTTCGCAAACAAGTGCTGGTTCTCAAACCGATCCAGGAGGATACCGCAGAAAGGGGCAAAAAAAATTGCTGGAAAAAAAGTTCGCTTCCCAATTTCAAACTGCCGATCATCGATCGCTCGATGAAGTGGTTATGAGTATTCTCGACCAAGGACTCCTCCCGAGTTTTTGCACTGCTTGTTACCGAGAAGGACGAACAGGCGAAGATTTTATGCACATTGCGAAACCCGGCGAAATTCACAATCTTTGCCGTCCAAATGCTCTGCTCACTTTTCAGGAATATTTAGAAGATTATGCCTCTGAAGAAGTGAAAGAAAAAGGAGTGGGTATTCTTCAAAAATATCTTGAAAAAATCGACAATCCTATGCGGAAAAAGGCGACTATCGATCGTTTGGAGCGCATTCATAACGGAGAGCGAGATTTATATTTTTAG
- a CDS encoding DUF4256 domain-containing protein, which yields MSSEQCEELFKTLKYRFDKNMNRHKNLAWINVQTKLKACPEKLWSLHEMERTGGEPDVVDYQKKTDEYVFCDCSLESPKERRSFCYDHEALASRKEHKPANSAVGMAVAMGVELLTEERYRELQKLGNFDTKTSSWLKTPSEIRKLSGAIFADYRYGNVFVYHSGAESYYAGRGFRSLLMV from the coding sequence ATGTCATCAGAACAATGTGAAGAACTTTTTAAAACGTTAAAATACCGTTTTGATAAGAACATGAATCGTCACAAGAATCTTGCATGGATAAATGTGCAAACGAAATTAAAGGCTTGCCCTGAAAAGCTGTGGTCACTACATGAAATGGAAAGAACTGGTGGCGAACCAGATGTTGTTGATTACCAGAAGAAGACAGACGAATATGTTTTTTGTGATTGTTCATTGGAAAGCCCCAAAGAGCGAAGAAGTTTTTGTTACGACCATGAAGCGCTAGCATCGAGAAAAGAGCATAAGCCAGCAAATAGTGCAGTTGGTATGGCAGTTGCCATGGGTGTTGAGCTGTTAACGGAAGAGCGATATCGAGAGCTTCAAAAGCTTGGAAATTTCGATACAAAAACATCAAGTTGGCTCAAAACTCCTTCTGAAATAAGAAAACTCAGTGGCGCCATTTTTGCCGATTATCGCTATGGCAATGTTTTTGTCTATCATAGCGGTGCAGAGTCTTATTACGCCGGCAGAGGGTTTCGTAGTCTCCTCATGGTTTAA
- a CDS encoding cysteine desulfurase yields the protein MPIPSSIRNEFPILAIKGLVYLDTAASSQKPEKVISGIPRFLRNDYSNVHRGAHFLGERATQHYEQSRKKVADFLGADSSREIIFTKNATEAVNLVARSFGDAENFFSEGDRIVLTRAEHHANLVPWFQLAERKKLRIEYFELDAEQNLVLDNLDELLAPPTKMLGVTHVSNVIGTRFPVEMLCACAREKGVLTLIDACQSVPHFSVDVQKIGCDFLVLSAHKMYGPSGVGILYGKLDLLRDMPPFLGGGEMIREVRYDGFLPAEAPHKFEAGTPPIVGVFGTGIAIDFLQEIGMDAIKEHDRELSGYARELLEKIEGVRIISHRDAIGLTSFVFQGGNNYELADFLSDRGICVRVGHHCAEPLHKYLNISTSIRASYGVYNTRDEIGFFIKMVQEGIQKQGTRVIL from the coding sequence ATGCCTATTCCGTCATCGATTCGTAATGAATTTCCTATTCTTGCCATCAAAGGACTTGTCTATCTCGACACTGCGGCGAGTAGCCAAAAGCCAGAAAAGGTAATTTCTGGAATACCACGGTTCTTGCGGAATGATTACTCTAATGTTCATCGTGGTGCACATTTTTTAGGAGAGCGTGCTACCCAACACTATGAACAATCGCGAAAGAAAGTTGCAGATTTTTTAGGTGCCGATTCTTCTCGTGAAATTATCTTTACAAAAAATGCTACTGAAGCCGTTAATCTTGTGGCAAGAAGCTTCGGCGACGCTGAAAATTTTTTCTCAGAAGGTGATCGCATTGTGCTCACTCGTGCGGAACACCACGCGAATCTTGTTCCTTGGTTTCAGCTTGCAGAACGAAAAAAATTACGCATTGAGTATTTCGAACTTGATGCTGAGCAAAATCTTGTTCTCGATAATCTTGATGAGCTCCTTGCTCCTCCCACAAAGATGTTGGGCGTTACGCATGTTTCAAATGTAATTGGAACTCGTTTTCCAGTGGAAATGCTTTGCGCTTGCGCTCGCGAAAAAGGAGTATTGACGCTTATTGATGCTTGCCAATCTGTTCCTCATTTTTCGGTAGATGTTCAAAAAATTGGTTGCGATTTTCTTGTACTGTCTGCGCACAAAATGTACGGACCGAGTGGTGTAGGAATACTCTATGGAAAGCTTGATCTTTTGCGTGATATGCCTCCTTTTTTGGGAGGAGGGGAAATGATTCGAGAAGTGCGTTATGATGGGTTTTTACCGGCAGAAGCTCCGCATAAGTTTGAAGCAGGAACTCCACCCATTGTTGGAGTATTTGGAACCGGAATTGCCATCGATTTTTTGCAAGAAATTGGCATGGACGCTATTAAAGAGCATGATCGAGAATTATCAGGGTATGCGAGAGAACTTTTGGAGAAGATAGAAGGTGTGCGTATTATTTCTCACAGAGATGCGATTGGACTGACTTCTTTTGTATTTCAAGGGGGAAATAATTACGAATTAGCAGATTTTTTAAGTGATCGAGGAATTTGTGTTCGAGTAGGGCATCATTGCGCTGAACCGCTCCACAAATATCTCAATATTTCTACGAGTATTCGTGCGAGTTATGGTGTGTACAACACGCGTGATGAAATTGGGTTCTTTATAAAAATGGTGCAAGAGGGGATTCAGAAACAAGGAACTCGAGTAATTTTGTAG
- the rsmH gene encoding 16S rRNA (cytosine(1402)-N(4))-methyltransferase RsmH yields MKNEYCSLTHSLPSSFEHHPVLLQEVLHLLNIRSSITVVDATLGLGGHSEAFLNAIGDTGKLIAFEWDERNRLQAEKRLEKWKKKYIVPKSFSHLEFGCREHGISEADAILFDIGISSAHLDDASRGFSYRNDGPLDMRMDTKQSVTAELLLKESSEEELRMLFRNFGEEPQARRIASAIVEERKKFPLQTTSELFALLNKVCPRNSKKVSSRIFQALRIAVNDELGELRRALPQAAELLSLGGRLAVISFHSLEDRIVKQFFRGLERSQSEEKKWRRVNKKVIIPDDEEQKRNPRSRSAKLRVLERIPLS; encoded by the coding sequence ATGAAAAATGAGTATTGCTCCTTAACACATTCGTTGCCCAGCTCTTTTGAACATCACCCTGTTCTTCTTCAAGAAGTTCTTCATCTCCTCAATATTCGTTCTAGCATTACTGTCGTTGATGCAACACTTGGTCTTGGCGGTCACTCAGAAGCATTTCTAAACGCCATTGGCGATACGGGAAAACTTATTGCCTTTGAGTGGGATGAGCGAAACCGATTACAAGCAGAGAAACGTCTTGAAAAATGGAAGAAGAAATATATTGTTCCGAAATCTTTTTCACACTTAGAATTTGGTTGTCGAGAACACGGTATTTCTGAGGCGGACGCCATCCTTTTTGACATCGGCATCTCCTCAGCTCATCTAGATGATGCGTCGCGCGGATTCTCATATCGAAATGATGGTCCGCTTGATATGCGTATGGATACAAAGCAATCTGTAACGGCAGAGCTTCTCCTTAAAGAATCTTCTGAAGAGGAACTCCGAATGCTCTTTCGAAATTTTGGAGAAGAACCACAAGCTCGCCGTATTGCATCTGCCATTGTTGAGGAACGCAAGAAATTCCCCCTTCAAACAACATCTGAACTTTTTGCACTTCTTAATAAGGTATGTCCGAGAAACTCAAAAAAAGTTTCTTCTCGTATATTTCAGGCACTTCGCATTGCCGTCAATGATGAACTCGGAGAACTCCGAAGAGCACTTCCTCAAGCCGCAGAGCTTCTTTCTCTTGGTGGACGGCTTGCAGTAATATCGTTCCACTCACTAGAAGACCGTATTGTAAAACAGTTTTTTAGAGGGTTGGAGAGATCGCAGAGTGAGGAAAAAAAATGGCGACGAGTGAACAAGAAGGTTATCATCCCCGATGATGAGGAGCAGAAACGTAATCCGCGCTCTCGAAGCGCAAAACTTCGTGTTCTGGAACGTATTCCTCTTTCATAA